A stretch of Lathyrus oleraceus cultivar Zhongwan6 chromosome 6, CAAS_Psat_ZW6_1.0, whole genome shotgun sequence DNA encodes these proteins:
- the LOC127094425 gene encoding uncharacterized protein LOC127094425 yields MSDLESLKVLQGMMLNSIQRKFTLKYGRILDLLRILVKVKTVTSLFQYFLLAPMLEVFGLYLDIHKYRKGLYMGMGKKVKPKELAVTLGIPTEDLLSHYKEDRDIQGLKRSYMEGVARRIAGAERWRSYIDVLGLIMFGIVLFPNVSEIVDVATINIFWAVKNLEVDPVPTLLVDVYYTMNTFHSKDSGSFCCCIPLLYQWFASHLYKNIHMIETKGNHAWDQKLISLDER; encoded by the coding sequence ATGTCAGATCTCGAAAGTTTAAAGGTTCTTCAAGGAATGATGCTTAACTCCATTCAAAGAAAGTTCACACTCAAATATGGGAGGATTCTTGATCTCTTGAGAATCCTTGTAAAGGTAAAGACAGTCACTTCCTTGTTTCAATACTTTCTTCTAGCCCCCATGCTAGAAGTGTTTGGGTTATACTTGGACATCCATAAATATAGAAAGGGACTCTACATGGGAATGGGTAAAAAAGTAAAGCCTAAGGAACTAGCTGTCACTTTAGGGATACCCACTGAAGACCTTCTGTCACACTACAAAGAAGACAGAGATATCCAAGGTCTCAAAAGAAGTTACATGGAAGGAGTAGCCCGGAGAATAGCTGGGGCAGAAAGGTGGAGGTCCTACATTGACGTCTTAGGTTTGATAATGTTTGGGATAGTCCTTTTCCCTAATGTAAGTGAGATTGttgatgttgctactatcaaCATCTTTTGGGCTGTGAAGAATCTAGAGGTAGATCCAGTACCCACTCTGCTAGTTGATGTATATTACACCATGAACACTTTCCATAGTAAAGATAGTGGATCATTCTGCTGTTGCATTCCATTGTTGTACCAATGGTTTGCCTCACACCTTTATAAGAACATCCATATGATAGAGACCAAGGGTAATCATGCTTGGGATCAAAAGCTTATTTCCCTTGATGAAAGATAG